From one Esox lucius isolate fEsoLuc1 chromosome 11, fEsoLuc1.pri, whole genome shotgun sequence genomic stretch:
- the LOC105013156 gene encoding uncharacterized protein KIAA0754 — protein sequence MSLVGALPFLKPCLSPSVSPGRQRRHTLPASEFRPLNTQDAISVFEIEREAFISVSGDCPLHLDEVRHFLTLCPELSMGWFEEGRLVAFIIGSLWDQERLTLDALTLHKPKGTTVHIHVLAVHRTFRQQGKGPILMWRYLQYLRCLPNVRRAVLMCEDFLVPFYQKSGFKVQGRCSITVASLTFTEMQYPVRGHAFMRRNSEATGVPQATLLLDEQTRKLQTALLLEDPIQRIESTLLLEEPAQGSESNLLLEEPAQGSKSALLLEEPAQGSKSALLLEEPAQGSKSALLLEEPAQGSKSALLLEEPAQGSKSALLLEEPAQGSKSALLLEEPAQGSKSALLLEEPAQGSKSVLLLEEPAQGSKSALLLEEPALGSKSVLLLEEPAQGSKSALLLEEPAQGSKSVLLLEEPAQGSCPKPVNV from the exons ATGTCTCTAGTTGGTGCCCTGCCTTTCTTGAAACCTTGCCTATCGCCCTCTGTTTCGCCTGGGCGCCAAAGAAGACATACTCTACCGGCAAGTGAGTTCCGACCACTCAACACACAAGATGCCATCAGTGTGTTTGAAATCGAGAGGGAGG CCTTTATCTCAGTGTCTGGAGACTGCCCCCTACACCTTGATGAGGTGCGTCATTTCCTCACACTCTGTCCAGAGCTGTCCATGGGCTGGTTTGAGGAGGGCAGACTTGTAGCCTTTATCATCGGGTCCCTGTGGGACCAGGAAAGACTTACTCTA GACGCTCTTACTCTTCACAAGCCCAAAGGTACCACAGTTCACATCCATGTGCTGGCGGTCCACCGAACCTTTCGGCAGCAGGGCAAGGGCCCCATTCTGATGTGGCGCTACCTGCAGTATCTGCGGTGCCTGCCCAACGTCCGCCGCGCGGTCCTCATGTGCGAGGACTTCCTGGTTCCCTTCTACCAGAAATCTGGCTTCAAGGTGCAGGGTCGCTGCTCCATCACTGTGGCGTCGCTGACCTTCACAGAGATGCAGTACCCCGTGAGGGGCCATGCATTCATGCGCCGCAACAGTGAAGCTACTGGTGTCCCTCAAGCTACGTTATTATTGGACGAACAGACTCGGAAACTTCAGACTGCATTATTATTGGAGGATCCAATTCAGAGGATTGAGTCTACACTATTATTGGAGGAGCCAGCTCAGGGGAGTGAGTCTAATTTATTATTGGAGGAGCCAGCTCAGGGGAGTAAGTCAGCATTATTATTGGAGGAGCCAGCTCAGGGGAGTAAGTCAGCATTATTATTGGAGGAGCCAGCTCAGGGGAGTAAGTCAGCATTATTATTGGAGGAGCCAGCTCAGGGGAGTAAGTCAGCATTATTATTGGAGGAGCCAGCTCAGGGGAGTAAGTCAGCATTATTATTGGAGGAGCCAGCTCAGGGGAGTAAGTCAGCATTATTATTGGAGGAGCCAGCTCAGGGGAGTAAGTCAGCATTATTATTGGAGGAGCCAGCTCAGGGGAGTAAGTCTGTGTTATTATTGGAGGAGCCAGCTCAGGGGAGTAAGTCAGCATTATTATTGGAGGAGCCAGCTCTGGGGAGTAAGTCTGTGTTATTATTGGAGGAGCCAGCTCAGGGGAGTAAGTCAGCATTATTATTGGAGGAGCCAGCTCAGGGGAGTAAGTCTGTGTTATTATTGGAGGAGCCAGCTCAGGGGAGCTGCCCTAAGCCTgttaatgtgtaa